CGTAACCACCTTCACCGAGCCGGAACTGCGCGCCGCGGTGGAAGCCGCCGAGAACTGGGGTACGTACGTTACCGTGCATGCCTATACGTCCGAATCGATTCAACGGGCCGTCGGGCAAGGGGTCAAGTGCATTGAGCACGGCCACCTGATGGACGAGCCTACCGCGAAGCTCATGGCGGAGCGGGGCATCTGGCTCAGCATCCAGCCGTTTTCCGAAGACATGGCAAACGTGTTTCCCCCCGGCTCGGACGAGCGGGAGAAGTTTCATGAAGTGTTCGCCGGCATGGACGCCGCCTACCGGCTGGCGAAGAAATACAAGCTCAAGACAGCATTCGGCACCGATGTCCTGTTCTCTCCTGCGCTGGCACAGCGCCAGGGCGCGCTGCTGGCCACGCTGACCCGCTGGTACGCGCCGGCGGAAGTGCTCGTCATGGCCACCGGGACCAACGCCCAGTTGCTGGC
This region of Betaproteobacteria bacterium genomic DNA includes:
- a CDS encoding amidohydrolase family protein, which codes for VTTFTEPELRAAVEAAENWGTYVTVHAYTSESIQRAVGQGVKCIEHGHLMDEPTAKLMAERGIWLSIQPFSEDMANVFPPGSDEREKFHEVFAGMDAAYRLAKKYKLKTAFGTDVLFSPALAQRQGALLATLTRWYAPAEVLVMATGTNAQLLALSGKRSPYPGKLGVVEEGALADLLLVDGNPIEDIALIEDPGRNFVLIMKDGKIYKNTLPK